A stretch of DNA from Nitrosopumilus zosterae:
GAATTCTTGCTGGAACATCAAAACCTGATTATGCTAAATGTGTAGACATAGCAACTGTTGCATCAATTAAAGAACTCTGGAAACCCGCAATTGTCGCAATTCTTGCACCAATAATTTTGGGAATCTTGTTAGGTCCAACTGCCGTAGCAGGATTGTTGATGGGTGCTGTTGTAACTGGAATCCTCTTAGCATATCACTTGGCAAATACTGGTGGTGCATGGGATAATGCAAAGAAACTGGTAGAAATGAGAGGGGAAAAAGGTTCTGAAATCCATAAAGTTGCAGTAGTTGGAGACATCATTGGTGATCCTTACAAAGACACTGCGGGACCTGCACTAAACACTGTAATCAAATTACTTAACACAATTGCTATAGTCTTTGTGTCTGCATTTGTTGCAATTCTTGCAATCTAATCTTCCACAATCAATGTCATATCTAATTCGTCAATTTGAGCTTGAATTGCCTTTTGCAAAGTTATACTGTGCGTATCACAGAATTTGAAATAATTATCTGATGTTTGAAAACATCCACAAATCCATTTGGTTTTCTTGTCTCCTTCAACAGTCCACTTTGAATACTTGTGTTCAGACATGTTATTTCTAAAACGATTAATCTAAAAAAGTCTTGTAGAAAAAGGAAAAAATGTTTAAGGACAGCCTTCCATCTTTTGGATAAAGTAGCCTTTCTCCTTAATTGCCTGCTCTACAGGCTCTGGTGCACCTTGTGAATGGCAGAATTGACATTCGTTTGTAGTCATCTCTGCTTGTCCTTCACCTATTGATTCTAACCACTCTTTACCATATGTTATGGCTTTATCATGATCTTTTTCACCAGTGATTACATCAAAGTGCATGGTATGACCATCTGCTGCTTTGACATAAGTGTCGTATACGTGAATTTCCATATAATCAATTAAAAAAAGGGATATTTAATTCAAAATACCCCTACAGGCGAGATATATTTATCACTAATTCTATACTTGTATAACATGCAGAGAATGCACTAAAACTTGTATCACTATGAACACCTATAATTACGGTGTCAGATTGTTTTGCAAATAAAATTGCCTTATCTAATCCTCTACGAGGATTTTTTGATCATCCAAACAAACCATAATTTTCTTGTTTCCCATCAGAATAAAACACAAGTTTTCTATTTATTCTCAAAGTCGATTGTTAATTTTGAGAATAGACTGTTTATCAAAATTTAAAATTAAAAATCTCTCTCAATGAGATCCTCTGGCAGATGAAGATTTGATAAAAAATTGTAGAGTAAATAGAACCAAGACGGATAATTCTCACTCAGCTGCGATTATGAAGATACAGCTATTATTGATACCTCAACTAATGAACCACCACAACAAATCATACGTATGGAAACATGTCCAAAATGCTCAAACCAAATAATGGTTAGTGATACAAATATTTCAGTACATGCTGAACAACCCTGGAAAAAAGTACAGGCAAAAATCTGTTCTGATTGTAACTTTGTGGAGTTAATCCACAATTAATTTTTTGGTGATACAAATGTTGAAAAATAAAGTAAAAACAATATTGGATCAAAAGATACTGTGGAATATAGCCGACAAAAAGACGGAGTGTGTGTAAAAATGACTTGTGACATCACCAATGTAGATTTTCAAAATATTTGCAAATCTATTTCTGCTTTGGAACATGATATCTACTTTGTGGGATTGATTAATGATAATGGAAGATTAGTAGAGTATGTGAAAAAACAAAACATATTGATAGATGACTTGGAAAAAGATGGGTTAATCATGCTATGTATGCAAACCAGACTGTATGCCTCTATGCAAAGCGATCATAACAAGCACTTTGGAAGATTTGGTTATTCTATAATTGAACGAGAAAAAACCACTCTACTGACAATTCCAACTGTATATGGAACCGTACTTGTTATAACATCAAACCAGGTCGATTCAAAAACACTAGCCAAGCAAATATCGCAAGTTGCCTATCGTGACTGCTTTGCAAAGATTCTAAATTAGAATATCAAGAAGATTTAGATTCAACGCGTGTGCAAAAACCAATATGCGAAAGAGCTACACCAATGCTAGTAGTGATTTTTTGGACCTTGCAAGTGAGCAGAGGTTAGACATCCTCTTTCACTTGATGCAAGAAAAATCAAAGGTTTCTCCAATGGCCAAGAAACTTGATTCCACGGTTCAAGAGGTTCATAGGAATTTTGAGCGTCTTGCAAAATCAGGTTTTATCGAAAAAGATGTGGAAGGATATTACCATCTTACAGTGTATGGGAGTACAGTTTGCACACAGATTCCTACAATGATCTTTTTTTCAAATAACCGAAAATATTTTCAAGAGCATGATTTTGGAAACCTTCCTGCAAAATTCATAGAGCGAATCGGTGCATTATCTACTGGAGTATATGTTAAAGGATTTACCAAAGTAATGGAAAAATGGAAGTCGATATATAAAAATGCCAATGAATACATCTATGAATTACACTCAGAAGTATCAAATGATCTAATAGAACCATTGATAAAAAAAGCAAGAGATGACAAAGTAAAGATAAATTATATTCTTTCAGAATCTTGCATAGTTCCAAAAGGCAGAAAAAGAACATTGGAAAAATTTGGGTTTAATCAATTATTAGAAAATGGAATCATTGAAAGAAAAATGTCAAAGGATGTATTGGTGGTTGTAGCACTTAATGAAAAAGAAGCATGCATATCATTTCCTAACAGAAATGGCGATGCAAATATAGGATTTGCATTTTATGGAAACGATGTTAGATTTCATGAATGGTGTCTTGATTATTTCCGATATTGCTGGTACAACTCTGGATCATTTCGAGAAAGTAAATTAAAAGAAGAATAGTCTTAAATTCATTCCAGGGGAAACTCTGATCCGCAGTCTGGACATTTCCCTCTGATACCTTTGTATCCTTTATGATAATATTGGATAATTTTTCCATTACATACAAAACAGATTATTTGAGACAAAACAGAAAACCCTACAATAATGCAACCATCAAAATTATTGCAGTAATTGCAATTACATGAAACATGTAAAATGCTTTTTTATGTCTAGGTATTTTGTAAAAGCCTTGTTTTTTCTTTTGTTTAATTTCCTGAATCAAGTTATTCATACTGTATAATGTGTGAATCGCGATGATATGTTCAATTCAACAAATATTGTGATAATTAAGCTAGACTTGATACTTTTGTTAATAATTGATTGTTGCTTACTGTATGTATTATGAGCAGTTTCAAAAAATGCCTTCACTGCGGAAGAGAATTTATTAGTAGATTTGAAAATATATGTTCGACAAAATGTGCAAAAGAGATCTCGTAGACTGAACAATAATACGAATATCAATGAATTGAGCCGAAAATTCCTCATTTTATAATCTCAAAACGAACTAACTTTTAAGACTCAGAAATGAATTGAAAGTCTTGTAATATGTCACAAAAAACTTTTAGTATAAATCGTAAACTAGTGTTTTTTGTAATAATAGTTTCTGTGGTTGCAATTTTTGCTACCTCTTATCTGAGCTTTAATTCTGCTGAAAAAATCCTTAAAGAAAATACACAAAATTTACTTATTGGAGAAGCATCGTTGAGAGGTGAATCTGTGGAAAATATATTGGAAGAAAGAAAAAAAGACATACAGGTTTTAGCACAGAATCCTGAATTACATCAACTTCTTCAAACGTACGATGAAAATAATTCATCTCTTCTAAATGTTCAAAGACAATCATTTTTAAAAATAATCAATGAATATCAAATCACTATAGGTTATTCCATTAATTTAGAGGATATAAAAATTACAAACAAAGAAGGAACTCTACTTTTTTCATTAATAGATTTGAAATCATCAAATGTTTCTGATATTTTTGAATCAAGAAATTCTGATGCTGTAACAACCCCTAGTGTTGAATTTAAGATTCTAGACAATAATACGAGAAAATTAATTGTAATCCACCCAATTTTTGAACAAAACTCGAAAAATATTTTGGGTTTGTTAATTGCAACAATACGTACCACTGACATAGATGAAATATTACTAAACAGAAGTGGACTTGGAAATACAGGGGAAGTATATCTGGTAAACAAAAACCATACTCTTATTTCAGAATCACGATTTATGGAGAATATTGCATTTAATCAAATGGTAAATACTCTTCCTGTAACGCAATGTTTTGAAAATAATGCCGATGTACATGGTGATACCTATTTTGACTATAGAGGAGAATCTATTTTTGGTGCTTCATACTGTTCTCCAAATTCAGGCTTTGTTTTAATTGCAGAAATTGATGAATCTGAAACATTTGGGCCTGTTACCGCACTTCAAAAAGAAATTTTGATTGTAGGAATAATTGTCACATCAATAATAGGAATAATTGCATTTGTTCTGGGAAATTTGATCTCAAGACCACTAGTAAAATTGATCAATGCAGTTAACCAGGTGTCTGATGGTAACTTTGAAGTCCGTACAAATATTCGAACTAAAGATGAAATTGGGCTCTTATCTCTGGCATTTGACTCTATGACAAAAAAGATGCAAGAGGCGCTAATTTCAATAAAGCAAAGAGATGATGTCATAAAACAACAGGAAGAAGAGTTGTTGAAATTTTCAGATTCTGATAATAGTTATTGTGTGGGTTTTGTAGATATTGTAAATTCTACCAAAATAACATCATCATTATCAGACTCTGATACGGATACATTTTACAGCATATTTCTTAATTCAATTGCGTCTGTCATCACAAAATATGATGGATTGGTCGTAAAAAACATTGGAGATGCGTTATTGTTTTATTTTCCAAGAACAAACCAAACTGAAGATTTGAATGCCTTCAAAAAAGTTCTTGATTGCTGTATTGCGATTGTAGATGAGCATATACAAATTAATCAAAAAATGCTCAAAAACAAATTACCGAAAACAGACTATAGGATTAGCATCACATATGGATCAGTTAGAATTGCTAAAGTGTTTACATCATCAGTAGAAGATATTTTTGGAAGTACAGTAAACAAATGCTCTAAAATCAACAGATTGGCTACAACAAATGGTGTTGTCATAGGTAAAAGTTTGTATGATTTGGTTGCATCTTTTAGTAATGATTTTGATTTTAAAAAAATTGAATCAAAAGAAATGAAAGACAAATATGGATATGAAGCAGTATATTCTGTATCAAAACATTGATTGTGTGTATTTAACAGATTATAATTATTAATGACGTATGATGGAATTTCAAGGATACATCGTCCTACATTTTATTCGGAAATAAAAAAATTATTGCTATTCTAATATCCGTTCGCAACAAGATGTATGACTTCAAATGTTTTTCTAACTACATTTGTTTGCAACGTAAACTCCATATTTTTAAAATATTAAAAACAAATGCAACCATTATGCCAATTGATGAGAGTTTCCCAGAAGGTATGGAACCTATTGGAAAAATAATGCATTCAGATGGTGAAAATTTTCATTGGTTTTGGGGGCCTGGTAAGTTAAAAGAAGCCTCAACACATTCTAAGACTGTCAAGGATTTTGCAAAACGGGGCGAAAAAATTGAACCTTTAGGAGTCAGCTGCACTATGGTTGCAGTTTACTGGGATTCATGCTATGCTGATGGAGCATGCATCGAGGCGTGCCCTGTACAGGTATTCCAATGGTACAGAACAGAAAAAGATATTCCAGCTAAAAGTGTAATCGGTGAGACATTTGATGGGACAGGCGAGAATTCAGACAAAGAGGGAAGAAAAGACTACACAGACAAGTCTGATCCAATTAGAGAACATGACTGCATTTGGTGTATGATATGTGTGTCTGTTTGTCCCCCTCAGGCAATCAAGGTAGACCAATCAAACCATGAATTTCATGAAAAAGCTGCTGGTAGTTATCAGAAATTGGGTTCTGGTCAACCAAATCCACATGTCCATTAATAAGAAAAAAATCTGTCCACTACACAAGGATGTAATTCTCATACATACTGAAACACGCGAAGGACTAAAAGCAGATTATTGTTGGAAGTGTCAGAGAGTATTTGGAGAAAAGATATGATTACTCTTTTATTTTTCATTTTATTTACTATCGCAACAGGTTAAATTTTTGGTAATACTGGAATTTTTTGACATGCATTCAATATTTAATTAAAAAGAAAATTAAGATATGACATTTATTTGTAAATTATTACTATTGTTCGCCAATTGTACTGTGATTTTATAAAATAATTTAATGTATCAATTGTAGGTGGAGTTGTGTGAATTAAAACATTGAAATTATTAAAAATAAGAATATTTTTTACCTTTTTCATATTTTAACCCATATTAAAAGAAATTATTTTTTTATTTTACATGTATTAACAATGTTACACAACCTATAATATCTAAAAATGTTCTTAATATAATATATGATTTTTACAAATATTCTAATTGCATACGACATGTCATCGTTTTCTAATCGAGCATTTAAAATAGCGTTAGAAATTGCAAAAACAAATGGTTCCAAAATAACTTTATTGACAATCATTCCAGGAGAATATTCTGCAATAATGGGTTATTCTAAAATCAATCCACAGACGATTCAAAAACAAAAAAAATAGTGAGGCAACACACACATAAACTTGAAACCGTGGCTAAAAAATCAAATGTGCCAATATCTGTTAAAATTAAACAAGGCACCTCGATAGTAACGGAGATAATCAACATAGCAAAATCTTCGAGAACAGACCTTGTTGTATTGGGTTCTCATGGAAGAACAGGCGTAAAAAGAATGATTCTTGGGAGTGTTGCAAATGGCGTTGTACAAAAATCAAAATGCCCAGTGTTAATAGTGAAATAAATTGGCAAAAGTAATGATTAAAATTAAAAGAATTTATGAAGATTATTCAAAAACTGATGGGTATAGAATATTGGTGGATAGGCTGTGGCCTCGAGGAATTACAAAAGAGCGTGCCAAAATTGATTTATGGATAAAAGAAATCACTCCAAGCAACGATTTACGGAAATGGTATCACGATAACATAGAAAAAAGAGAGCAATTCCAGAAAAAATACCTTGTCGAAATTGAGAAAAATTCCGACTCGTTTAATGAAATTAAAAAAATAATTAATGATAAAAAAACCGTTACTCTTCTTTCTGCATCAAAAGATCCTAAACCTATTCATGCTATCGTTTTACAAAAAACATTAACATACAAATCGTAATTTCATCTTTACTGTGATTTTTATCCCTTATTTAGCATCTGAATCACAGTAATATGGAATTAAAAAAAACTATTAATTAAAAACCAGTTCAGTTCTTTTTTGAATTTATGATTTTTTGATCGATAAAATCTACAAACTCATCTCTGAATTTTTGAGAATTATCATAAAACCAAGACTTGTGAAGATCTCCTTCTATCTTGATTATGTTGTACCACGTACGTGGAATCTTTTTGTAACGATCATATACTGTTGCAACCATGTTAATTGACATAAATGCATACGATTCATATCCGTATAGTCTTGAACCATCAAAAGATTTTTTGTAGTTGTTTGTTTTATGCGGATCTCTGAAATCTGGATGGTCTACACCTACCTTCATTAATTGTGTGTATGTGTTGTCCAATGAACTGTAAAGGCGAACATCTTCTGATTTTTTTGCTGTATATATGGAAATAACAATAGCAGTTATAGAAATTATTAACGGAACAAGTATTACAACAATATCTGGCGTGTTTTCAAGAAGCATATTTTCCATCAATCAAAAATATCTATAATTATAATCCCATTTCAGATTTTAGTTGAGTACACCATAGTTTGACTCTTTCTTCAGTCTGATCTGATTCGCCGTCTTCATCAACAGGCAGCCCACAAAACTTTCCATCAATGATACTTTTTGAACCCGTGAAGGTGTATCCGTCTGTACTTACATATCCAACCATTTTTGCACCAGCTTTTTCAAAATACCTGTGC
This window harbors:
- a CDS encoding DUF2024 family protein; amino-acid sequence: MEIHVYDTYVKAADGHTMHFDVITGEKDHDKAITYGKEWLESIGEGQAEMTTNECQFCHSQGAPEPVEQAIKEKGYFIQKMEGCP
- a CDS encoding helix-turn-helix transcriptional regulator, producing MRKSYTNASSDFLDLASEQRLDILFHLMQEKSKVSPMAKKLDSTVQEVHRNFERLAKSGFIEKDVEGYYHLTVYGSTVCTQIPTMIFFSNNRKYFQEHDFGNLPAKFIERIGALSTGVYVKGFTKVMEKWKSIYKNANEYIYELHSEVSNDLIEPLIKKARDDKVKINYILSESCIVPKGRKRTLEKFGFNQLLENGIIERKMSKDVLVVVALNEKEACISFPNRNGDANIGFAFYGNDVRFHEWCLDYFRYCWYNSGSFRESKLKEE
- a CDS encoding cache domain-containing protein, translating into MVAIFATSYLSFNSAEKILKENTQNLLIGEASLRGESVENILEERKKDIQVLAQNPELHQLLQTYDENNSSLLNVQRQSFLKIINEYQITIGYSINLEDIKITNKEGTLLFSLIDLKSSNVSDIFESRNSDAVTTPSVEFKILDNNTRKLIVIHPIFEQNSKNILGLLIATIRTTDIDEILLNRSGLGNTGEVYLVNKNHTLISESRFMENIAFNQMVNTLPVTQCFENNADVHGDTYFDYRGESIFGASYCSPNSGFVLIAEIDESETFGPVTALQKEILIVGIIVTSIIGIIAFVLGNLISRPLVKLINAVNQVSDGNFEVRTNIRTKDEIGLLSLAFDSMTKKMQEALISIKQRDDVIKQQEEELLKFSDSDNSYCVGFVDIVNSTKITSSLSDSDTDTFYSIFLNSIASVITKYDGLVVKNIGDALLFYFPRTNQTEDLNAFKKVLDCCIAIVDEHIQINQKMLKNKLPKTDYRISITYGSVRIAKVFTSSVEDIFGSTVNKCSKINRLATTNGVVIGKSLYDLVASFSNDFDFKKIESKEMKDKYGYEAVYSVSKH
- a CDS encoding 4Fe-4S dicluster domain-containing protein, whose protein sequence is MPIDESFPEGMEPIGKIMHSDGENFHWFWGPGKLKEASTHSKTVKDFAKRGEKIEPLGVSCTMVAVYWDSCYADGACIEACPVQVFQWYRTEKDIPAKSVIGETFDGTGENSDKEGRKDYTDKSDPIREHDCIWCMICVSVCPPQAIKVDQSNHEFHEKAAGSYQKLGSGQPNPHVH
- a CDS encoding universal stress protein codes for the protein MIFTNILIAYDMSSFSNRAFKIALEIAKTNGSKITLLTIIPGEYSAIMGYSKINPQTIQKQKK
- a CDS encoding universal stress protein, which gives rise to MAKKSNVPISVKIKQGTSIVTEIINIAKSSRTDLVVLGSHGRTGVKRMILGSVANGVVQKSKCPVLIVK
- a CDS encoding DUF488 domain-containing protein, which produces MAKVMIKIKRIYEDYSKTDGYRILVDRLWPRGITKERAKIDLWIKEITPSNDLRKWYHDNIEKREQFQKKYLVEIEKNSDSFNEIKKIINDKKTVTLLSASKDPKPIHAIVLQKTLTYKS